The genome window TTCCCCCTTGCAGACTTTAGGGGCTCCCCTTACCCTGGGCAGGCTCATGGCAGCCCAGACAGGTGGCAGCACTTTCCTCTCTGGTATTTGCCAGATGCCGGAGGTTTCTGTCTTGGGGACCCAGGAGGGGCCACAGCAAGAATGAATGGGGTTCCCATAAGGCTCCCAGCCCAGGGTCCCCCACCCGGCACTCTTGACAGCCAGAGAGGCCAGGCCGAGGGACTGTGCTGGGCCTGCTGTCGCTGCAGGAGAATCAGGTCCTGGCTGaaccctctgcctctctccctgaGCCCTTCAGCCTGGTCCTGTCTGAGGACCTCACCCTGGGCGTGTGCACACAACCTGGTCTGGTCTCACCTCCACCCACACGCTGCCCTCACGTCTCCTTGGGCACCCAGCCTTCAGCATGGCAGTGATTTGGCTGCCCAGAGAGTGTGCCGGGTTGCAACGGAACATGGTCCACTTTGGGGTCTCACCTGCCTTTCACAGGCCCACCTTGAGTCCCCTTGGGGACAAAGCCTGGCCCAGCCAGTGCCCGTCCACACAGCAGGATGAGCATGGCCCCAAGATAGCgtctctcctccttcccttgtCCTTGTTTGCTGTCCCTCTGTCCTTGCTGTGTGGACATTGATGATCTGAGGCCCTGTGCCAGGCTGAGCACTTGGGTCTGTGTGTCCTGTGGCCCAGCTGCAGgcagggttctttttttttttttgaggtggagtcttgctctgtcacccaggctggagtgcagtggcacgatctcagctcattgcaacctccacctcccgggttcaagcaattctcctgcctcagcctccctagtaactgggattacaggcgcccaccaccacacccaggtaattttttttttttttttttaatttttagtagagatggggtttcaccatgttggccaggctggtctcaaactcctgacctcaaatgatccacctgcctcggcctcccaaagtgctgggattacaggcatgagccaccgcacccagcccaggcaGAGTTCTTATGGACCCCCAATGagcctgcccacctcagccatgcctgttggggtggggggatgcCCTGTGGGCTGGCCATGCCAGCGGGTACCTGGGAGGTGGGCAGCCCTGGGCCATATCTGAGCACATCCCTTTCTGCAGCAGCAATGCAGAGTCCCTGGacaggctcctgccacctgtGGGCACCGGGCGCTCTCCCCGGAAGCGGACCACCAGCCAGTGCAAGTCAGAGCCTCCCCTGCTACGCACAAGCAAGCGCACCATCTACACCGCGGGGCGGCCACCCTGGTACAACGAGCACGGCACGCAATCCAAAGAGGCCTTCGCCATCGGTGAGAGCAGCAGCGGGGTGGGACCTGCTGCCAGACGCCCGCCTCCGGCTCCCCTCCAGTGCCAGTGGAGCAGGAGAAGGAAGCCGGACAACCGCAGGCAGTGGCCGCGGGGTGGGCGCCTCCGGGACTGATCTGTGCCGCAGCCCGTCGGTTCCTCATGGAGGGTCTGCGCTCCCGCCGGCAGGCCTGGGAGGCGGCAGTGCCTCTGGGAAGACCACTGTGGCCAGAATGATCATCGAGGCCCTGGACGTGCCCTGGGTGGTCTTGCTGTCCATGGATTCCTTCTACAAGGTGGGCCCCCGCCCAGCTCCCTCGAGGACCCCCTTGTCCTCTCCCTGACCCTGGACCCCCTGCAGAAGTAGGTCCCTGGTCTCTGAGCCCCAGCGTGGCTCCTCCTGGGAGACCTAGAGCGCCTGTCCGCTGGCACTGGGTGAGGGCCCTGCTGTGCCCACGACTGCTCCACAGCCTCCCCCACCAGGTGCTGACCGAGCAGCAGCAGGAACAGGCCGCACACAACAACTTCAACTTCGACCACCCGGATGCCTTTGACTTCGACCTCATCATTTCCACCCTCAAGAAGCTGAAGCAGGGGAAGAGCGTCAAGGTGCCCATTTATGACTTCACCACGCACAGCCGGAAGAAGGACTGGGTAGGCCAGGGCCCTGCAGAGGGGGCCTCGGGGGGGCAGGCCAGGGCCCTGCAGAGGGGGCCTCGGGGGGGTAGACCAGGGCCCTGCAGAGGGGGCCTCGGGGGGGCAGGCCAGGGCCCTGCAGAGGGGGCCTCGGGGGGGCAGGTCAGGGCCCTGCAGAGGGGGCCTCGGGGGGGTAGGCCAGGGCCCTGCAGAGGGGGCCTCGGGGGGGTAGACCAGGGCCCTGCAGAGGGGGCCTCGGGGGGGCAGGCCAGGGCCCTGCAGAGGGGGCCTCGGGGGGGCAGGCCAGGGCCCTGCAGAGGGGGCCTCAGGGGGGCAGGCCAGGGCCCTGCAGAGGGGGGCTCGGACGGCTGTAGGCACATGAGCCGGGCTCTGCAACTCCTGGGTTTCTTCACAGAAAACACTGTATGGTGCAAACGTCATCATCTTTGAGGGCATCATGGCCTTTGCTGACAAGACACTGTTGGAGGTGAGCACCCACCAGGAATATCCACCCGCTGGTGTCTCAGCCCTGGCCGCCCTGTCCATGAGGTGTGCGTCCTCCTGCCCCGTCCCCAAGGCCTCCACACTCTATAGGCCTAGGCCAGCCACTCCCTACCTCAACCCCAACCCCAGGCATGCCACAGCTGGGTCCATCTGCCAGCCCCGCAAGGCAGAGCATGGCTGCCTGAGGCAGTGGTTCCCTCTCCACTGGCTGAGGCCTGTGCACATACCTGGCATGTTCTTGGTGTTCTCGTCCCTTGCTGTGGTCCTGACGGACAGGTGAGGACCCAGGGCTGGTGTGTTTGAGAGATTTTGCTGTAGCTCACAGGGGCCTTCGGGACAGAGCTGAGTGTGACTCAGGTTGGCCTGATCCCAGGGCCCAGGTCCTGCCCCTGGAACAGGCCCAGAAGACCCCATTGTCAGGCACATAGCAGCCCCCAGCCTCCACAAGGCCTCTTCACGGGCCAACTACTGTGTGCTGAGCATGGGGACAGACCCTAAACTCGCCATGTCCCCATTCCCCAGTGTGTTGGTGCCAGTTTCCTCAAGCAAAGGAGATCACATGCGCCCAGCCCCATTCCTGCCTGACTCCTTAgccagccaccatgccatgcCTCTTCACCTAAGCCCCTGAAGGGGAGCACCCCACCCCTAgacacccccacctccccactcctccccaccTGCCAGGGTGCCCTGGGGAAGCGGCTCTGGCCAGGCCCACAGACCAGGCGGCCTCAGTGCAGGGGCTCGTCCCGCTGTCTCCACGCCGGCTGCTGGCGTCCGGCCACTCACTGCCCTGCTGTCTCCACCAGCTCCTGGACATGAAGATCTTTGTGGACACAGACTCCGACATCCGCCTGGTACGGCGGCTGCGCCGGGACATCAGTGAGCGCGGCCGGGACATCGAAGGTGTCATCAAGCAGTACAACAAGTTTGTCAAGCCCTCCTTCGACCAGTACATCCAGCCCACCATGCGCCTGGCAGACATCGTGGTGCCCAGAGGTGAGCCTGCTGGGCTGCCTGTTGAGGGGGCGTCGGGCAGGCCAACCGCTCAGCCCCCGGTCACCCTCCCCCTGTCCCGCCCCAGGGAGCGGCAACACGGTGGCCATCGACCTGATCGTGCAGCACGTGCACAGCCAGCTGGAGGAGGTGAGCGGGGTCCCGCGTCCCCACGGCCTAGCCCAGCCCCTCTACCCACTTCTCcgctgccaccacccccagtggCCTGCTCACCTCATTCCCCTGCGTTCACTGTCCCCTGCCAGGTGCTAGCCCTGAGTGTCCTGAGCCTGCTTGGTCAGTCAGATCGTCCAGCCCAGACCCCATCCCGTGATGCTGCGCAGGGCCTGGGTTCCCTGaggaagctggggtgggggtaCAGGTGCTCAGGACCCAGCCGACGGTGCAGCCCAGCCTGAGCTTTTGGGAATGACAGGCATGGCCTGCTGGCCCAGGACTGTGGGGTTTCACTGCTGGGTCCCACGCCAGGCCAGCTCCTCTCTTTCTCAGGGGGTCACCCCAGGAGCGACACCCCCACCAGAGGCCCCATGCTCCCTGAGGCATTCTATGGCTGGGCCTTGGAGCCTGGACTGGCTCTGAACATACTCCCTACCAGGATGTTGAAGGCCTGAGGCCTGCAGAACAGAGCCCAGGGTCCTGGCTCTGACTGCCCCATCGCAGAACTGCAGGTCTGGCCCAGGTGGTCCCCAGGTTACAGGCATTAGAAGCTTGCCACCCCCCATGGCTGGCTGTGTCCCTGCGGGCCTGCAGCATGTCCATTCCTGGGTGGGGGTGGCCTGGCCACCTGCCCTGGTCACTGACGCGCCACCGTTCCCTTGTGTCTTCCTGTGTTGCTGCCACAGCGTGAACTCAGCGTCAGGTAAGACTTGCACAGCTGTCTGCACAGATGGAGGCACTTCCAACACCTCCAAGGAGCTCTGGGTCTGGGCTGTGATCCAGCCAGGCAGGCAGTTATCTCTTCCCCAGTCACAGAAGGGGTGGTGTGGAGTGGTCCCAGCCCTGCTTCTGCTTCCCCTTGCtggcagatgaggacactgaggcacagagacgtGAAGTAGCTTGCCCAGCATCACGGGGTCCTGACCCTGTCCTGGCCAGACCTTGCTGGAGGCTCCCCGACTCCTGAATCTGTCTGTGGGATTTGACCCCAGAGAGCACAGCTGCCCTCCCGAGCCAGCACTGCCAGGCCCCTGGGGCAGTGACTACAGACATGTCCCAGTAGCCAGGGAGCTTGCTGTTCCTCCTGTGCCCAGCCTCACGGACCAGTCAGCTTTCCCTGGTTGCAGGTGGGAGGGCCTCGCCCCTGTCCTCCCACCCATCCGGGTCCTGCTTGCCCCAGCTCTGTCCTCGCAGCCCGCACAGCTCTGCCAGCAGGAACTGGGCAACTGCAGCAAGAAGCTTGGGCTGGGCCGGGGCCGCATCCCACTGCCCCTCCCCAAGGGCAGGCGTGCAGGGAGGTCAGCCACGAGCGACCTGCCCTTCTCCCCGCCTTCTGTGGGTTGGGAGGCTCCTGACTGAGCCACCTGGTGGGAGAGCGCTCACATTCAGAGCCCTCCAAAGAGTTTGCCAAATGTTGGAAATGCCTCCAGTGCCCGTCCGCCAGCCGTCCAGCTTCCTGTGCCTGCATGAGTCTCCGCTTGGCCCTCTCCGCGGCCAGGGAACCCGCAGGTCTTGTCCCGTCAGGTTCCTCCTGAAGCCtttcttctgagaaaaaaaactTGCCAGGGTTTCAAACTTGGAAAAACAGCTGAACACAGCCAGACACATTTTCCATCGTCTGGTCAGCCAAGGAAGTGTTGGCCTGTGGCTCCACTCACTTCCTTCAGCCCCAGGAAGCCTTGATGGGGGGCAGGAGGGAaggccaggcagggctgggggcctggCCGCCCACACTCCTCCTCAGGCCTGCGGGGAACGCCCTGCTCCCCAACTAAGCAGccttctctctgttctcttccttctctttgtaAACCCCTGTTTCCTGCCTTGTTCCCTCCCTGAACATGCTCTT of Symphalangus syndactylus isolate Jambi chromosome 24, NHGRI_mSymSyn1-v2.1_pri, whole genome shotgun sequence contains these proteins:
- the UCKL1 gene encoding uridine-cytidine kinase-like 1 isoform X12; translation: MAAPPARADADPSPTSPPTARDTPGRQAEKSETACEERSNAESLDRLLPPVGTGRSPRKRTTSQCKSEPPLLRTSKRTIYTAGRPPWYNEHGTQSKEAFAIGLGGGSASGKTTVARMIIEALDVPWVVLLSMDSFYKVLTEQQQEQAAHNNFNFDHPDAFDFDLIISTLKKLKQGKSVKVPIYDFTTHSRKKDWKTLYGANVIIFEGIMAFADKTLLELLDMKIFVDTDSDIRLVRRLRRDISERGRDIEGVIKQYNKFVKPSFDQYIQPTMRLADIVVPRGSGNTVAIDLIVQHVHSQLEERELSVSRGSYVGICEQSAPWCCCVTRLPVAPCPAAPAPPLSCHCHASFLPCHTPFPAPPLSLPVSRLFSAPAPPLSLALPRLFSARAIPVPCPALFPAAVMPLFCPATPHSRPCLFPAPATPNSVPRRFPLPAPAAPPFLPRPIPCLCPAPFLFCPLPVPPLPCLHPALFLPAPRPAPAPAIPRLGQRGGTGQPRGTEPAMPPAPLS
- the UCKL1 gene encoding uridine-cytidine kinase-like 1 isoform X13, which gives rise to MAAPPARADADPSPTSPPTARDTPGRQAEKSETACEERSNAESLDRLLPPVGTGRSPRKRTTSQCKSEPPLLRTSKRTIYTAGRPPWYNEHGTQSKEAFAIGLGGGSASGKTTVARMIIEALDVPWVVLLSMDSFYKVLTEQQQEQAAHNNFNFDHPDAFDFDLIISTLKKLKQGKSVKVPIYDFTTHSRKKDWKTLYGANVIIFEGIMAFADKTLLELLDMKIFVDTDSDIRLVRRLRRDISERGRDIEGVIKQYNKFVKPSFDQYIQPTMRLADIVVPRGSGNTVAIDLIVQHVHSQLEERELSVRGSYVGICEQSAPWCCCVTRLPVAPCPAAPAPPLSCHCHASFLPCHTPFPAPPLSLPVSRLFSAPAPPLSLALPRLFSARAIPVPCPALFPAAVMPLFCPATPHSRPCLFPAPATPNSVPRRFPLPAPAAPPFLPRPIPCLCPAPFLFCPLPVPPLPCLHPALFLPAPRPAPAPAIPRLGQRGGTGQPRGTEPAMPPAPLS
- the UCKL1 gene encoding uridine-cytidine kinase-like 1 isoform X9; the encoded protein is MSSPPAYPGIRISGCRALGAEGSSNAESLDRLLPPVGTGRSPRKRTTSQCKSEPPLLRTSKRTIYTAGRPPWYNEHGTQSKEAFAIGLGGGSASGKTTVARMIIEALDVPWVVLLSMDSFYKVLTEQQQEQAAHNNFNFDHPDAFDFDLIISTLKKLKQGKSVKVPIYDFTTHSRKKDWKTLYGANVIIFEGIMAFADKTLLELLDMKIFVDTDSDIRLVRRLRRDISERGRDIEGVIKQYNKFVKPSFDQYIQPTMRLADIVVPRGSGNTVAIDLIVQHVHSQLEERELSVRAALASAHQCHPLPRTLSVLKSTPQVRGMHTIIRDKETSRDEFIFYSKRLMRLLIEHALSFLPFQDCVVQTPQGQDYAGKCYAGKQITGVSILRAGETMEPALRAVCKDVRIGTILIQTNQLTGEPELHYLRLPKDISDDHVILMDCTVSTGAAAMMAVRVLLDHDVPEDKIFLLSLLMAEMGVHSVAYAFPRVRIITTAVDKRVNDLFRIIPGIGNFGDRYFGTDAVPDGSDEEEVAYTG
- the UCKL1 gene encoding uridine-cytidine kinase-like 1 isoform X11 — its product is MSSPPAYPGIRISGCRALGAEGSNAESLDRLLPPVGTGRSPRKRTTSQCKSEPPLLRTSKRTIYTAGRPPWYNEHGTQSKEAFAIGLGGGSASGKTTVARMIIEALDVPWVVLLSMDSFYKVLTEQQQEQAAHNNFNFDHPDAFDFDLIISTLKKLKQGKSVKVPIYDFTTHSRKKDWKTLYGANVIIFEGIMAFADKTLLELLDMKIFVDTDSDIRLVRRLRRDISERGRDIEGVIKQYNKFVKPSFDQYIQPTMRLADIVVPRGSGNTVAIDLIVQHVHSQLEERELSVRAALASAHQCHPLPRTLSVLKSTPQVRGMHTIIRDKETSRDEFIFYSKRLMRLLIEHALSFLPFQDCVVQTPQGQDYAGKCYAGKQITGVSILRAGETMEPALRAVCKDVRIGTILIQTNQLTGEPELHYLRLPKDISDDHVILMDCTVSTGAAAMMAVRVLLDHDVPEDKIFLLSLLMAEMGVHSVAYAFPRVRIITTAVDKRVNDLFRIIPGIGNFGDRYFGTDAVPDGSDEEEVAYTG